In a single window of the Bradyrhizobium erythrophlei genome:
- a CDS encoding lipid-A-disaccharide synthase N-terminal domain-containing protein, with protein MLIQFGQDFSNYLYDVFIAKFDFWLGFGLVAQLFFTARFLVQWISSERAGRSVVPMAFWIFSMGGGLMTLVYGIVKREPVIILGQALATIIYVRNIMLIVKNRASGSQTLNR; from the coding sequence ATGTTGATCCAGTTCGGGCAGGACTTCAGCAATTATCTCTACGACGTTTTCATCGCCAAGTTCGATTTCTGGCTCGGCTTCGGTCTGGTCGCGCAACTGTTTTTCACGGCGCGCTTCCTGGTGCAGTGGATCTCGAGTGAGCGCGCCGGACGAAGCGTGGTGCCGATGGCGTTCTGGATTTTCTCGATGGGCGGCGGGTTGATGACGCTGGTCTACGGCATCGTCAAACGCGAGCCCGTGATCATCCTCGGACAGGCGTTGGCCACTATCATCTATGTCCGCAATATCATGCTGATCGTGAAGAATCGCGCGAGCGGATCGCAGACCTTGAATCGTTAG
- a CDS encoding IS701 family transposase, which yields MALREAKGVQARFTRYIESLVSVIGHADRAGPLRDYCTGLIVSEARKSVEPMAAITAPDRTGAQHQSLLHFVGQGPWSDEVVLAKVREMVLPQIERRGPITAWIIDDTGIPKKGQHSVGVAHQYCGQLGKQANCQVAVSLSIANHAASLPVAYRLYLTKDWASNEARRLKAKVPEEICFKTKPEIALEHIHWACETGLPGDVVLLDAGYGHDSKLRAGITALGKAYAAAIQPQTLVWAPGIRPGRAPKKGRRDAPDTISVKELALGLRAKAWHTIEWREGTNARLRSRFARVRVHVASSHEQAEKPAKEWLLIEWPEGEDAPTKYWLSTLPKSIPFRDLVDTAKLRWRVERDYQELKQELGLGHFEGRGWPGFHHHATLCIATYGFLISERETIPPSGLRSARLFPEIVVSDGYRPRGSSIAA from the coding sequence ATGGCTCTTCGGGAAGCGAAGGGTGTTCAAGCGCGTTTTACGCGGTATATCGAGAGTCTTGTCAGCGTGATCGGCCACGCAGATCGGGCAGGCCCGTTGCGCGACTATTGCACGGGCCTAATTGTGTCGGAAGCACGCAAGAGCGTTGAGCCGATGGCGGCGATCACAGCGCCGGATCGAACGGGCGCACAGCATCAGTCCTTGCTGCATTTTGTCGGCCAAGGGCCGTGGTCGGACGAGGTGGTTCTGGCCAAGGTTCGCGAGATGGTGTTGCCACAGATTGAACGGCGCGGACCGATCACGGCGTGGATTATCGACGACACGGGCATTCCCAAAAAGGGGCAGCACTCGGTTGGGGTAGCGCACCAATACTGCGGACAACTTGGCAAGCAGGCGAACTGCCAAGTCGCCGTATCGTTGTCGATTGCCAACCACGCGGCGAGCCTTCCTGTGGCCTATCGGCTGTATTTGACGAAGGATTGGGCTTCGAACGAGGCGCGTCGGCTCAAGGCGAAGGTGCCAGAAGAGATCTGCTTCAAGACCAAGCCGGAGATAGCGCTTGAGCACATCCACTGGGCCTGTGAGACCGGCCTTCCTGGCGATGTGGTGCTATTGGACGCGGGCTACGGCCACGACTCCAAACTGCGCGCCGGCATCACAGCTCTCGGGAAGGCCTATGCGGCAGCTATACAGCCGCAGACCTTGGTGTGGGCGCCGGGCATACGGCCGGGCCGTGCCCCGAAGAAGGGCCGCCGGGATGCGCCTGATACGATCTCGGTCAAAGAGCTTGCCCTCGGGCTGCGTGCGAAAGCATGGCATACGATCGAATGGCGGGAGGGCACGAATGCACGGCTCCGCTCGCGGTTTGCCCGCGTACGGGTTCACGTTGCATCGAGCCATGAACAGGCTGAGAAGCCGGCAAAAGAGTGGCTGCTGATCGAATGGCCCGAGGGAGAGGATGCGCCGACCAAATACTGGTTGTCGACCTTGCCAAAAAGCATTCCGTTCCGCGATCTGGTCGACACGGCCAAACTGCGCTGGCGCGTGGAGCGTGACTATCAGGAACTCAAGCAAGAGCTCGGTCTCGGTCATTTTGAAGGTCGAGGATGGCCAGGCTTTCATCATCACGCCACGCTGTGCATCGCTACCTACGGGTTCCTGATCTCCGAACGGGAGACGATTCCCCCCTCAGGACTACGTAGCGCCCGGCTGTTCCCGGAGATTGTCGTATCCGACGGCTATCGACCCAGAGGATCCTCCATTGCGGCCTGA
- a CDS encoding TAXI family TRAP transporter solute-binding subunit, producing the protein MLIFAAIVGAAFLVLRPTTLRIAVGPSGSDDQKLIQALAQSFALEGSPVRLSVITTAGPVDSAALLGTRKTDLAVVRGDEEMPDGTESVAILRKNVVVLWSAPGLSRKTSRKEAKPKIKGIDDLAGHRVGVVGRTEVNATLLRVILKESGVSPDKVEISLFGTNQIGEMLRDPTIDAFMTVGPLDSKITSDAIISTARVRGEPTFLPIDVSETIASKHPLYESEEIPGSSFTSSPARPDDTIETVGVNHLIVAPKSLSDNAAGAFIRQLFAVRTSLAREMPNAAKIEKPDTDKDAALPAHPGAAAYIDGTERTFMDKYSDYIWGVVLLLSVVGSGSAGLRHYMKRDERKLNTLHREKLLATIALVRKIDSVDELDALQCEADDILRETLDCYEDGAIDEADLSAFGLVLEQFHHAVVDRRAAIGETASSLPRVRAG; encoded by the coding sequence TTGCTGATCTTCGCGGCCATTGTCGGTGCTGCCTTTCTTGTATTACGACCGACAACCCTGCGAATTGCGGTGGGCCCATCGGGGAGCGACGACCAGAAACTGATACAGGCGTTGGCGCAGTCCTTTGCCCTTGAAGGAAGTCCGGTTCGGCTCTCCGTGATCACGACTGCCGGCCCGGTCGATAGCGCTGCACTGCTCGGAACCCGCAAAACCGATCTCGCCGTGGTTCGTGGCGATGAGGAAATGCCTGATGGTACGGAGTCCGTCGCGATCTTGCGCAAGAACGTTGTGGTCCTGTGGTCGGCTCCCGGCCTTTCGCGGAAGACATCCAGGAAGGAAGCCAAACCAAAAATCAAGGGGATCGACGATCTCGCAGGGCACCGCGTCGGCGTGGTCGGCCGGACGGAAGTCAACGCCACATTGCTCCGAGTGATCCTGAAGGAATCGGGTGTCAGCCCAGACAAGGTGGAAATCTCGCTATTTGGCACCAACCAGATCGGGGAAATGCTGCGCGATCCAACCATCGATGCGTTCATGACGGTGGGGCCGCTCGATAGCAAGATTACCTCGGATGCAATCATCTCGACCGCTCGTGTCAGGGGCGAACCAACCTTTCTTCCGATCGACGTTTCGGAGACGATCGCTTCGAAGCACCCGCTCTACGAATCCGAGGAAATTCCCGGCAGTTCCTTCACTTCATCGCCCGCCCGACCCGATGACACGATTGAGACGGTAGGGGTCAATCACCTGATCGTTGCCCCGAAGTCCCTGTCTGACAACGCCGCCGGAGCGTTTATCCGGCAGCTATTCGCCGTTCGCACCTCGCTCGCAAGAGAGATGCCGAACGCGGCGAAAATCGAGAAGCCCGACACGGACAAGGATGCCGCGCTGCCCGCACATCCCGGAGCAGCAGCCTACATTGACGGCACCGAACGAACCTTCATGGATAAATACAGCGACTACATCTGGGGCGTGGTTCTGCTTCTTTCCGTCGTCGGTTCGGGCAGCGCCGGGTTGCGCCACTATATGAAGCGCGACGAACGAAAGTTGAATACGCTACACCGGGAAAAGCTGCTGGCCACGATCGCACTGGTGCGAAAAATCGATTCCGTCGATGAACTGGATGCGTTGCAATGTGAAGCAGACGACATCCTCCGTGAAACCCTCGATTGCTACGAAGACGGAGCGATAGACGAAGCGGATCTGTCCGCCTTTGGCCTTGTGCTCGAACAATTTCATCACGCTGTCGTGGACAGAAGGGCCGCGATCGGCGAAACCGCATCCAGTTTGCCTCGCGTGCGCGCCGGATAA
- the metC gene encoding cystathionine beta-lyase — translation MNSSDNNEPSQPLKAETTLVTAGRDTKAQKGFVNPPVVHGSTVLYPTAEDLHAHRGEYQYGRRGTPTTKALQQALMALEGPQCAGVGLAPSGLSAISTALLAVLKSGDHLLVCDNAYRPTRNFCEGLLSRYGVATTYFDPLIGPGIAELFKPNTRAVLVEAPGSQTFEMPDIPLIASVAHERGALVIDDNTWATPLYHRSLDQGVDISMQAATKYIGGHSDIMFGTISANARAWPLISEAIQLLGICAGPDDVFLALRGLRTLAVRLAQHHRSGLEMARWLAARPEVTRVLHPALESDPGHAIWKRDFTGASGLFSIVLKPAPQKAVDALLDTVKLFGMGYSWGGFESLVIPFDCEPYRTATKWSPGGPTLRLHIGLENVDDLKADLERGFAAFNAA, via the coding sequence ATGAATTCTTCAGACAATAACGAACCATCGCAGCCGCTGAAGGCGGAAACCACGCTGGTGACCGCCGGCCGCGACACCAAGGCGCAAAAGGGATTCGTTAATCCCCCGGTGGTCCATGGATCCACGGTGCTTTATCCGACGGCCGAAGATCTGCACGCCCATCGCGGCGAGTATCAGTACGGCCGCCGCGGAACCCCGACCACCAAGGCGCTGCAGCAGGCGCTGATGGCGCTCGAAGGCCCACAATGCGCCGGCGTTGGCCTTGCGCCCTCGGGCCTGTCGGCGATCAGCACGGCGCTGCTTGCGGTGCTGAAATCAGGCGATCATCTCCTGGTCTGCGACAATGCCTACCGGCCGACCCGCAATTTTTGTGAAGGCCTGCTTTCCCGTTACGGCGTCGCGACGACTTATTTCGATCCGTTGATCGGCCCGGGCATCGCCGAACTGTTCAAGCCGAACACCAGGGCGGTGCTGGTCGAAGCGCCCGGTTCGCAAACCTTCGAAATGCCGGACATTCCCTTGATCGCTTCCGTCGCGCATGAGCGCGGCGCGCTTGTCATCGACGACAACACCTGGGCGACGCCGCTCTATCACCGCTCGCTCGATCAAGGCGTCGATATCAGCATGCAGGCCGCCACCAAATATATCGGCGGACATTCCGACATCATGTTCGGAACCATTTCCGCAAACGCCAGGGCATGGCCGCTGATATCGGAAGCGATCCAGCTATTGGGAATCTGTGCCGGGCCGGACGATGTATTTCTAGCGCTGCGCGGTCTGCGCACGCTTGCGGTGCGGCTCGCGCAACACCACCGGTCCGGGCTCGAGATGGCGCGATGGCTCGCGGCGCGGCCCGAGGTGACCAGGGTGTTGCACCCTGCCCTGGAAAGCGATCCGGGCCATGCGATCTGGAAACGGGATTTTACCGGTGCCTCCGGCCTGTTCAGCATCGTTCTGAAGCCTGCGCCGCAGAAGGCGGTCGATGCCTTGCTCGATACCGTCAAATTGTTCGGAATGGGCTATTCGTGGGGCGGCTTCGAGAGCCTCGTCATTCCCTTCGACTGCGAGCCCTACCGCACGGCCACCAAGTGGTCACCGGGCGGCCCGACCTTAAGGCTCCATATCGGACTGGAAAATGTCGACGATCTCAAAGCCGATCTGGAACGCGGGTTTGCGGCCTTCAACGCCGCTTAG
- a CDS encoding amino acid ABC transporter substrate-binding protein, with amino-acid sequence MKRVSLVFALAFAAGLSIQAASAQTLKTVKDRGMLSCGVSQGLPGFSSPDDKGNWTGLDVDVCRAVAAAIFDDPTKVKFVPLSAKDRFTALQSGEIDVLSRNTTWTLSRDTSLGANFTGVTYYDGQGFLVKKSLKVNSALELNSASVCVQTGTTTEQNLADYFKSNNMKYEVIAFGSADETIKAYESGRCDVFTSDVSQLYAERLKLSNPADHAVLPEVISKEPLGPMVRHGDDQWFDLVKWTLFAMVDAEELGITQKNVDDMAKSDKPELKRVFGTDGNLGEQLGVTKDWVSRIVKAVGNYGEAFDRNVGAGSKLGIARGLNQLWNKGGIQYAPPIR; translated from the coding sequence ATGAAACGCGTATCACTGGTTTTCGCCCTCGCTTTCGCCGCCGGTCTTTCGATCCAAGCCGCGTCAGCGCAAACGCTGAAGACGGTCAAGGACCGGGGCATGTTATCCTGCGGCGTGAGCCAAGGCTTGCCGGGCTTTTCGTCCCCCGACGACAAGGGCAACTGGACCGGGCTCGATGTCGATGTCTGTCGCGCGGTGGCCGCCGCGATCTTCGACGACCCGACCAAGGTCAAGTTCGTGCCGTTGTCGGCCAAGGATCGCTTCACGGCGCTGCAGAGCGGCGAAATCGACGTGCTTTCGCGCAATACGACCTGGACGCTTTCCCGCGACACCTCGCTCGGCGCCAATTTCACCGGCGTGACCTATTATGACGGTCAGGGTTTTCTGGTGAAAAAATCCCTGAAGGTCAATTCGGCGCTGGAGTTGAACAGCGCGTCCGTCTGCGTGCAGACCGGCACCACCACGGAACAGAATCTGGCCGACTATTTCAAAAGCAACAACATGAAGTATGAGGTGATCGCATTCGGCAGCGCCGACGAAACCATCAAGGCCTATGAGTCCGGGCGCTGCGACGTCTTCACCTCTGACGTATCGCAGCTCTATGCCGAGCGTCTGAAGCTTTCGAATCCGGCCGATCATGCCGTGCTTCCGGAGGTGATCTCGAAAGAGCCGCTCGGCCCGATGGTGCGCCACGGCGACGATCAATGGTTTGATCTCGTGAAGTGGACACTGTTTGCGATGGTTGACGCCGAAGAGCTCGGCATTACCCAAAAGAACGTCGACGACATGGCGAAATCGGACAAGCCGGAGCTCAAGCGCGTATTCGGAACCGACGGCAATCTCGGCGAACAGCTCGGGGTCACCAAGGACTGGGTGTCGCGGATCGTGAAGGCCGTCGGCAACTATGGCGAAGCCTTCGACCGCAACGTCGGCGCCGGCTCGAAGCTCGGAATTGCCCGCGGGCTCAATCAGCTCTGGAACAAGGGCGGCATTCAATACGCGCCGCCGATTCGCTGA
- a CDS encoding amino acid ABC transporter permease, translating into MNTEPRTPPPQFVAKLRRALGGRAGWGGFVLQILFVAVLAWIGYEIVANARVNLESQRITSGFGFLSNTAGFDVSQNLIPYSGSDTYTRVFFVGLVNTLVVAVIGIFFATVIGFIVALGRLSPNWLLSRISGGYVELVRNLPVLFQILFWYLAVLGALPGPRQSISLFGSIFLSNRGLVIPRPVPQAGLEAVAVALLIAIIASLLLRTYARRQLFQTGKLLTIWPYIVGLLIGLPLVASLVFGAPVSFEIPELKGFNFSGGSRVIPEFVALTLALSTYTAAFIAEIVRAGIQSVHKGQMEAGASLGLTRGLSLRLIVVPQALRVILPPLTNQYLNLTKNSSLAVAIGYPDLVSVFAGTTLSQTGQAIEIIAITMGVYLLISLVTSAIMSFYGWRIGRSMGT; encoded by the coding sequence ATGAACACCGAGCCCCGAACACCGCCGCCGCAGTTTGTCGCCAAATTGCGGCGCGCGCTCGGGGGACGTGCGGGCTGGGGCGGATTTGTCCTCCAGATTTTGTTCGTCGCCGTGCTCGCCTGGATTGGCTATGAAATCGTCGCCAACGCCCGAGTCAATTTGGAGTCGCAGCGGATCACGTCCGGCTTCGGGTTCCTGTCGAATACGGCAGGTTTTGACGTCAGCCAAAACCTGATTCCGTATTCCGGATCCGACACCTATACCCGCGTGTTTTTCGTGGGCCTGGTCAATACGCTTGTGGTCGCGGTCATCGGCATCTTCTTCGCGACCGTGATCGGATTTATCGTAGCCCTTGGCCGCCTGTCGCCGAATTGGCTGCTGTCGCGGATCTCCGGCGGCTATGTCGAACTGGTGCGCAACCTGCCGGTGCTGTTTCAGATCTTGTTCTGGTATCTCGCCGTGCTCGGCGCGTTGCCCGGTCCGCGGCAAAGCATTTCGCTGTTCGGCAGCATATTTCTCTCAAACCGCGGCCTGGTCATTCCAAGGCCTGTTCCCCAGGCGGGGCTGGAAGCCGTGGCGGTCGCTCTGCTGATTGCGATTATCGCTTCACTGCTGCTGCGGACTTACGCGCGACGGCAACTGTTTCAGACCGGCAAGCTGTTGACGATTTGGCCCTATATCGTTGGCCTGCTGATTGGATTGCCGCTGGTTGCGTCACTGGTCTTCGGTGCGCCGGTCAGTTTTGAAATACCCGAACTCAAGGGATTCAATTTTTCCGGCGGCTCGCGCGTCATTCCGGAATTCGTGGCGCTGACGCTGGCGCTTTCGACGTATACCGCCGCCTTCATCGCCGAAATCGTGCGGGCCGGAATCCAGTCGGTTCACAAGGGACAGATGGAAGCCGGCGCATCGCTCGGCCTGACGCGCGGTTTGAGCTTGCGGCTGATCGTGGTGCCGCAGGCCTTGCGCGTCATCCTGCCGCCGCTGACCAACCAGTATCTCAATCTCACCAAGAACTCGTCGTTGGCGGTGGCGATCGGATATCCCGACCTGGTCTCTGTGTTCGCCGGCACGACGCTCAGCCAGACCGGCCAGGCGATTGAAATCATCGCCATCACCATGGGCGTCTATCTGCTGATTTCGCTCGTGACCAGCGCGATCATGAGCTTCTACGGATGGCGGATCGGCCGGAGCATGGGGACATGA